The following proteins come from a genomic window of Campylobacter coli 76339:
- a CDS encoding Adenylylsulfate kinase, with the protein MQFITKGGVIWLTGLAGSGKSCIAEALYQKLKEKYDNIIYLDGDEFRELLGHYKYDKQSRIEVSIKRSKFAHFLSSQNMLVIVSAISMWDEIYRYNRKTLKNYYEIYIKCDIEELKKRDKKRLYSEALSGKISNVVGIDINYDEPNADLILDNSKLDLLDEKVDRILQALNI; encoded by the coding sequence ATGCAATTTATCACAAAAGGTGGAGTTATTTGGTTAACTGGCTTAGCGGGAAGTGGAAAAAGCTGCATTGCAGAAGCTTTGTATCAAAAATTAAAAGAAAAATATGACAACATTATCTATCTTGACGGTGATGAATTTAGAGAGCTTTTAGGACATTATAAATATGATAAACAAAGTCGCATTGAAGTATCTATAAAACGTTCAAAATTTGCACATTTTCTCAGCTCTCAGAATATGTTAGTTATCGTAAGTGCTATTTCCATGTGGGATGAAATTTATAGATATAATAGGAAAACTTTAAAAAACTATTATGAAATTTATATTAAGTGCGACATCGAAGAGTTGAAGAAGCGTGATAAAAAAAGGCTTTATAGTGAAGCATTAAGCGGGAAAATATCTAATGTAGTGGGCATAGATATAAATTATGATGAGCCTAATGCCGATCTTATCTTGGATAATTCTAAGCTTGATTTACTTGATGAAAAAGTCGATAGAATTTTGCAAGCCTTAAATATATAA
- a CDS encoding Phosphate acetyltransferase, protein MANLYLMRSRSDELNTLISTQLLKNYSELYKNIAIYCPVIYMHRIPVLQGWLEEFDIKQTLKNAYSFTFREAMEEFSKDPHSFFNTILEEYEELNRKYDFVLVNSFCEFGILDGFDLSIKLAKNLNTPIAAIINEEDKMIAQKYFDKALDGRDYALINENFNFEELCKLQAYDFMTPHRFKYELIKKSVKNKKTVVLPESNDERILKAVEILLKSSVVDLILLGDEQDIKQKADKLGLDLTAVKILNPLNSEYNEEFATLLYEARKSKGMSLEEAKELVKDRTYFGTLLIHSGKADAMVSGASTTTAETIRPALQIIKTKEGVGSVSGIFFMGLDDKVLAFADCAVNPNPNAEQLATSAYVSAMTAKSFGIEPRIALLSYSSGDSGKGESVDLVKEALKIAKEKYPELNIDGPMQFDCAYDPKTAAKKMPNSKIAGNVNVYIFPDLDAANICYKAVQRTANALAIGPILQGLKKPVNDLSRGCLVDDIVDTVILSAIQAQ, encoded by the coding sequence ATGGCAAATCTTTATTTGATGAGATCTAGGAGCGATGAGCTAAATACATTAATCAGTACGCAATTATTAAAAAATTATAGTGAGTTATATAAAAATATAGCTATTTATTGTCCAGTAATTTATATGCATCGTATTCCTGTTTTACAAGGATGGCTTGAGGAATTTGATATTAAGCAAACATTGAAAAACGCTTATAGTTTTACTTTTAGGGAAGCTATGGAAGAATTTAGTAAAGATCCCCATAGTTTTTTTAATACTATTTTGGAAGAATATGAAGAATTAAATCGTAAATATGATTTTGTTCTTGTCAATAGCTTTTGTGAATTTGGAATACTTGATGGTTTTGATCTTAGTATAAAATTAGCTAAAAACCTTAATACTCCTATAGCAGCTATTATTAACGAAGAAGATAAAATGATAGCTCAAAAATATTTTGATAAAGCTCTAGATGGTAGAGATTATGCTTTAATCAATGAGAATTTTAATTTTGAAGAGCTATGTAAATTGCAAGCTTATGATTTTATGACTCCGCATCGTTTTAAATATGAACTTATTAAGAAAAGTGTTAAAAATAAAAAAACGGTTGTTTTACCAGAAAGCAATGATGAAAGAATTTTAAAAGCAGTTGAAATTTTACTAAAAAGCAGTGTGGTTGATCTTATTTTATTAGGAGATGAACAAGATATCAAACAAAAAGCTGATAAATTAGGACTTGATTTAACTGCAGTAAAAATACTCAATCCGCTTAACTCAGAATACAATGAAGAATTTGCCACTTTACTATATGAAGCAAGAAAATCTAAAGGAATGAGTCTTGAGGAGGCTAAAGAATTAGTTAAAGATAGGACTTATTTTGGAACCTTATTAATACATAGCGGAAAAGCTGATGCCATGGTGAGCGGGGCATCTACTACGACAGCTGAAACTATCCGTCCTGCACTTCAGATTATCAAAACCAAAGAAGGTGTTGGTTCTGTTTCGGGAATTTTCTTTATGGGACTTGATGATAAGGTTTTAGCTTTTGCAGATTGTGCTGTAAACCCAAATCCAAACGCCGAGCAACTTGCGACCAGTGCTTATGTAAGTGCCATGACTGCAAAGTCTTTTGGTATTGAGCCAAGAATAGCTTTGCTTTCTTATTCTAGTGGGGACAGTGGTAAAGGCGAAAGCGTAGATCTTGTCAAAGAAGCTTTGAAAATTGCTAAGGAAAAATATCCGGAGTTAAACATTGATGGTCCTATGCAATTTGACTGTGCTTATGATCCTAAAACCGCTGCTAAAAAAATGCCAAACTCCAAAATAGCGGGCAATGTGAATGTATATATCTTTCCTGATCTTGATGCTGCAAATATTTGCTATAAAGCAGTGCAAAGAACAGCAAATGCTTTAGCGATTGGTCCTATTTTACAAGGGCTTAAAAAACCTGTTAACGATTTAAGTCGTGGATGTTTGGTTGATGATATAGTAGATACAGTTATTTTAAGTGCTATACAAGCACAATAA
- a CDS encoding 1-hydroxy-2-methyl-2-(E)-butenyl 4-diphosphate synthase produces MEYKRFKTRQIKVGDVLIGGDAPISVQSMLFTKTRDIEGSLEQLNRLYFAGANIVRLACLDMADARALKEIKAKSPLPLIVDIHFNHNLAVFCAEFIDGVRINPGNIGSKENIKDVVKACKERGIPIRIGVNHGSIEKEFSDKYGYGVDAMLESALYNIKLLEDLDFFDIKISMKTSDTQKTIEAYERLRPLCDYPFHLGVTEAGTKFHSTIKSSIALGNLLLKGIGDTMRVSMTGELEEEIKVARAILQDSGVQKSGVNIISCPTCGRIQSDLISAIKIVEEKTKHIKEPLNISVMGCVVNALGEAKGADVAIAFGKNQGLVIRHGEVVAKLKENELVDRFLAEVEDEVKNRQVEE; encoded by the coding sequence ATGGAATATAAAAGATTTAAAACAAGACAAATTAAAGTAGGTGATGTTTTAATAGGTGGTGATGCACCTATTTCAGTACAATCCATGCTTTTTACTAAAACAAGAGATATTGAAGGATCTTTAGAGCAACTCAATCGCCTTTATTTTGCAGGAGCTAATATCGTGCGTTTGGCATGTTTGGATATGGCGGATGCAAGAGCTTTAAAAGAGATTAAGGCAAAAAGTCCTTTGCCTTTGATCGTAGATATACATTTTAATCACAATTTAGCTGTATTTTGTGCTGAATTTATTGATGGAGTTCGTATAAATCCAGGCAATATAGGCTCAAAAGAAAATATTAAAGACGTGGTAAAAGCTTGCAAGGAGCGAGGTATTCCTATACGTATAGGCGTAAATCACGGTTCTATAGAAAAAGAATTCAGTGATAAATATGGATATGGCGTAGACGCAATGCTAGAAAGCGCGTTGTATAATATCAAGCTTTTAGAGGATTTGGATTTTTTTGATATAAAAATTTCAATGAAAACTTCTGATACTCAAAAGACTATAGAAGCCTATGAAAGATTAAGACCGCTTTGTGATTATCCTTTTCATTTAGGAGTAACAGAAGCAGGGACTAAATTTCATAGCACAATAAAAAGTTCTATCGCTTTAGGAAATTTGCTCCTTAAAGGCATAGGTGATACCATGAGAGTTTCAATGACGGGTGAGCTTGAAGAAGAAATCAAAGTCGCAAGAGCAATTTTGCAAGATAGCGGGGTGCAAAAAAGCGGAGTAAATATCATCTCATGCCCAACTTGTGGAAGAATTCAAAGTGATTTAATCAGCGCTATTAAAATCGTAGAAGAAAAAACTAAACATATTAAAGAGCCTCTAAATATCAGTGTTATGGGCTGTGTTGTAAATGCTTTAGGTGAGGCTAAGGGCGCTGATGTGGCTATAGCTTTTGGAAAAAATCAAGGACTTGTTATAAGACACGGAGAAGTTGTAGCAAAACTTAAAGAAAATGAGCTTGTGGATAGATTTTTAGCTGAAGTAGAAGATGAGGTTAAAAATAGACAAGTAGAAGAATGA
- a CDS encoding Possible sugar transferase has product MEQILKQMLSPDQAQILLKALKNSNNENFYNFALENIEIICEWLNSKEFQENYTNHPYPPLLNPNYIDTDASRHCAELAWDLNLPLPKHYKFIYISPHGVGAAAFLRYLNEACNVFCLASWMLPYDAKERYCINYMCLNDKNIPDQAINISELNIINLEKYLALLDPHSKVICGIRDPIGILKHNWGRDWSKALRNYPSEFNLTYDYRNYIDFLDHKKPEIKINLEELNYSVFIINYLSKYFNQEYIYYLDMEKIKTKNAFQTMEDLAFRFGFTPPCLKESKNLFKIQEFRGYIRYLFPITLYANQKDLNNIFSIKSPSNNPNTSIDTSASIAIILDRPYKNSQKINIINEILNNDLSNDMSVYIDKSDLEKLEKNTLFFKQIKNYLYEFLQAIHKTIEHTEDSMMKEEDVLLYFSKNKILTLEFKEIFNKELKYIKQSHPNIAASWKYYQEFEKICEELDKKE; this is encoded by the coding sequence TTGGAACAAATTTTAAAACAAATGTTAAGTCCTGATCAGGCACAAATTCTACTTAAAGCATTAAAAAATTCAAATAATGAAAATTTTTATAACTTTGCTTTAGAAAATATTGAAATCATCTGCGAATGGCTAAATTCTAAAGAATTTCAAGAAAATTATACCAATCACCCTTATCCACCTTTACTAAATCCAAATTATATCGATACAGATGCAAGTAGGCATTGTGCAGAATTAGCTTGGGATTTAAATTTACCCTTACCTAAACATTATAAATTTATCTATATTTCTCCACATGGCGTAGGTGCTGCAGCCTTTTTAAGATACCTAAATGAAGCATGTAATGTTTTTTGTCTTGCTTCTTGGATGTTACCCTACGATGCAAAAGAAAGATATTGCATTAATTACATGTGCCTAAATGATAAAAATATACCCGATCAAGCCATAAACATTTCGGAACTAAATATAATTAATCTTGAAAAGTATTTAGCTTTATTAGATCCTCATTCAAAAGTGATCTGTGGAATCCGTGATCCAATAGGAATTTTAAAACATAATTGGGGAAGAGATTGGAGTAAAGCTTTAAGAAACTATCCATCTGAATTTAATCTAACTTATGATTATAGAAATTATATTGATTTTTTAGACCATAAAAAACCTGAAATAAAAATTAATCTGGAAGAATTAAATTACAGTGTTTTTATCATAAATTATCTATCAAAATATTTCAATCAAGAGTATATATATTATCTAGATATGGAAAAAATTAAAACAAAAAATGCTTTTCAAACAATGGAAGATTTAGCTTTTAGATTTGGCTTTACTCCACCTTGTCTAAAAGAAAGTAAAAATTTATTTAAAATTCAAGAATTTAGAGGATATATACGCTATCTTTTTCCCATTACCTTATATGCAAATCAGAAAGATTTAAACAACATCTTTTCCATTAAGTCTCCTAGCAATAACCCAAATACTAGCATTGATACTTCTGCAAGCATTGCTATTATTTTAGATAGACCTTATAAAAACTCGCAAAAAATTAATATTATAAATGAGATTTTAAATAACGATTTATCAAATGATATGAGCGTATATATAGATAAAAGTGACTTGGAAAAACTAGAAAAAAATACTCTTTTCTTTAAACAAATTAAAAACTATCTCTATGAATTTCTGCAAGCAATTCACAAAACAATCGAACATACAGAAGATTCAATGATGAAAGAGGAAGATGTATTATTATATTTTAGTAAAAATAAAATTTTGACACTAGAATTCAAAGAAATTTTTAACAAAGAATTAAAGTATATTAAACAATCTCATCCCAATATTGCAGCTTCTTGGAAATACTATCAAGAATTTGAAAAAATATGCGAAGAATTAGATAAAAAAGAATAA
- a CDS encoding Flagellar L-ring protein FlgH, whose amino-acid sequence MKKVLFYMLPFAFFGCSATVDPQISMKPPAYVEELAPKQSNNVETAPGSLFGKGDNPLFSDKKAMNVNDLVTVVIKESTTQSTQANKATSRTNTANLGGGALTGGSGIVGTAINKVNAYSNIGFQTNSTNNYQGTGTQSRNESFNTTISTRVIKILSNGNYFIEGSRELLINGEKQIIQLSGVIRPYDIGQDNTIDSKYIADAKILYKTEGEVDRSTRKPWGSKIIESIWPF is encoded by the coding sequence ATGAAAAAAGTTTTATTCTATATGTTACCTTTCGCATTTTTTGGATGCTCTGCAACAGTAGATCCACAAATTTCCATGAAACCTCCTGCTTATGTAGAAGAACTTGCACCTAAGCAAAGCAACAATGTAGAAACTGCACCTGGATCACTTTTTGGAAAAGGAGATAATCCTTTATTTTCTGACAAAAAAGCAATGAATGTAAATGACTTAGTTACTGTGGTTATTAAAGAAAGTACCACTCAAAGCACTCAAGCTAACAAAGCTACAAGTAGAACTAACACTGCAAATTTGGGTGGAGGAGCTTTAACAGGTGGAAGTGGTATAGTTGGAACTGCGATCAATAAAGTAAACGCTTATTCTAATATAGGCTTTCAAACCAATAGTACTAACAACTATCAAGGAACAGGAACTCAAAGTCGCAACGAAAGCTTTAATACTACAATTTCAACACGCGTGATTAAAATTTTGTCCAATGGTAATTATTTTATTGAAGGTTCAAGAGAACTTTTAATCAATGGAGAAAAACAAATCATACAACTTAGCGGCGTAATTCGTCCTTATGATATCGGTCAAGATAACACCATAGATAGCAAATATATAGCAGATGCAAAAATTCTTTACAAAACTGAAGGTGAAGTAGATAGAAGCACTAGAAAACCTTGGGGTAGTAAGATTATAGAATCTATATGGCCTTTTTGA
- a CDS encoding Methyltransferase , possibly involved in O-methyl phosphoramidate capsule modification, translated as MKQGDFTEVAKHYHNRPAYSPLLLKKLMACINDKNKNIKDLNIVEVGAGTGKLTKMLGEMFGCQIDAVEPNDNMREEGRKFTQNLSNISWHQGSGEETRMKDNQADWVIMASSFHWTDPKKSLPEFNRILTGAGYFTAIWNPRHIIEGSVFDEIEKEIKHIIPELTRVSSGTQNVKKWEEILISTGDFVDCFFMECDYKEFWDKDRYLGAWHSVNDIQAQAGEKRWKEILEMIEAKISHMQSIEIPYKIRAWTARKV; from the coding sequence ATGAAACAGGGGGATTTTACAGAGGTAGCAAAGCATTATCACAATAGACCTGCTTACAGTCCACTTTTACTTAAAAAGCTTATGGCTTGCATCAATGACAAAAATAAAAATATTAAAGATTTAAATATTGTTGAAGTAGGTGCTGGCACGGGAAAGCTTACCAAGATGCTAGGAGAAATGTTTGGATGTCAAATCGACGCTGTGGAACCAAATGATAATATGCGTGAAGAAGGACGAAAATTTACACAAAATTTATCGAATATTTCTTGGCACCAAGGAAGTGGCGAAGAAACTCGGATGAAAGACAATCAAGCTGATTGGGTTATCATGGCCAGTTCTTTTCATTGGACAGATCCTAAAAAATCTCTTCCTGAATTTAATCGTATATTAACAGGGGCGGGGTATTTCACTGCGATTTGGAATCCTCGCCACATTATAGAGGGTTCAGTTTTTGATGAAATCGAAAAGGAGATTAAACATATTATTCCAGAGCTTACTCGTGTAAGCAGTGGTACTCAAAATGTTAAAAAATGGGAAGAAATTCTTATTTCGACAGGAGATTTCGTAGACTGCTTTTTTATGGAGTGTGACTACAAAGAGTTCTGGGATAAAGATCGCTATCTTGGAGCTTGGCATTCTGTAAATGATATACAAGCACAAGCAGGTGAAAAGAGATGGAAAGAAATTTTAGAGATGATAGAAGCTAAAATTTCTCATATGCAAAGTATAGAAATTCCTTATAAAATAAGGGCATGGACAGCTAGAAAAGTATAA
- a CDS encoding Methyltransferase , possibly involved in O-methyl phosphoramidate capsule modification encodes MQKLVEQMWDYTKHAKFYSYRPNYAPKSIDMLISLVGKKDIKVADIGAGTGNLSIMLLERGCKVVSVEPNDAMREIGIERTKGGKIEWIRATGLNSTLQNSEFDWVTFGSSFNVMDRNEALKETHRLLKLEGYFSCMWNHRDLNDPIQKIAEDTIMEFVPNYTRGTRREDQRPIIESRKDLFDNIVYIEEDFYFHQSIENYINAWKSVKNPYWDLETEEGNELFNKISDKISQRLPKEFSIKYTTRCWSAKKI; translated from the coding sequence ATGCAAAAACTAGTAGAGCAAATGTGGGATTACACCAAACATGCTAAATTTTATAGCTATAGACCAAATTATGCTCCAAAGAGTATAGATATGTTAATAAGTTTGGTCGGAAAAAAAGATATTAAAGTAGCTGATATTGGTGCAGGAACTGGAAATTTAAGTATCATGCTTTTAGAAAGAGGATGTAAGGTAGTATCTGTAGAACCAAATGATGCTATGCGTGAAATTGGTATAGAAAGAACTAAAGGTGGGAAGATAGAATGGATTAGAGCAACAGGCTTAAATTCGACACTCCAAAATAGCGAATTTGATTGGGTAACTTTTGGTAGCAGCTTTAATGTGATGGATAGAAATGAAGCCTTGAAGGAAACACATCGTCTGTTAAAACTAGAGGGATATTTTTCTTGTATGTGGAATCATAGAGATTTAAATGATCCTATACAAAAAATAGCTGAAGATACTATTATGGAATTTGTACCAAATTACACAAGAGGAACCAGAAGAGAAGACCAAAGACCAATTATAGAAAGCCGCAAGGATCTTTTTGATAATATTGTCTATATTGAAGAAGATTTTTATTTTCATCAAAGTATCGAAAATTATATTAATGCGTGGAAAAGTGTTAAAAATCCTTATTGGGATTTGGAGACAGAAGAAGGAAATGAATTATTTAATAAAATTAGTGATAAAATTTCACAAAGACTTCCTAAAGAATTTAGTATAAAATATACCACTCGTTGTTGGAGTGCTAAAAAAATATAA